A single window of Leptolyngbya ohadii IS1 DNA harbors:
- a CDS encoding PAS domain S-box protein, translated as MLRSPDNRFPEQGNGCLRPQAARLVQPAIVLPPDTPLEQAIAVLSEAAAAQPSQVDCILVQSSRFLGMFSSQDAVRALTAGTRLAEQAAQTLSDWMRSGGFCLPLELLESDAGVEGDTVAQRVAAWVADLAAQGGEDFTLQPYLPVVNDRQQAVGVISAGAIAQLFLQRQVLKGQDVSASNGQADIQSGIQSGIQSGIQADVPARTQFGVQFQEMVAQIPGLLYRYVLHPDGRDEFAYLSPGFRELCGYEVEAGIQDAGLLWKLVHPDDLLAMRESIAASAQTLQTWSCSYRTITPAGEIKWLLGISRPHRRTTGETVWDGLLIDITSYKQLELALQVSESRYRMLAENSSDIIYLVDGNSQQFIYLNPAIEAVFGRSREFFLEDNPARLMSCIHPNDRAASLQALQEGWAGQQSGVELHYRIVRPDGEVRYLYDKISFCRDERGQVTFYQGIVSDMTERRQTELALQQLNQELEHRVQERTQALLASQEALNQREQALRSLVQNSPDLILRIDRELRYLYVNPVLEANLQLPAAEILGKTPYELGVPSHLLSLWQASVDRAYITRQQQQIEYRTLTARGELYYQSKIVPEFDVAGNVVSFLVVARDIGELKQIQADLQESENRFRQLAETVEDAFWLAEPIPGEVRELNYLYVNSAFAQIWGRPIDLLYGSGSAWFETIHPDDRDRVLSVLPQQLQENYDQEFRIVRPDGEVRWVRDRTFLVYDESGGLLRVAGIVEDITERKQFEQKLQAAYRELEQRVEERTAQLRAAKEAAEAASTAKSTFLANMSHELRTPLNAILGFTQLLSRDPGLTPDQYEQIDIINRSGEHLLCLINDILEMSKIEAGCTELHSIAFDLPQLLQSLHEMLRLRAASKGLEFQFELDDQLPRYVEGDEGKMRQILINLLNNAIKFTAQGRVVLRVQRISLPGHLSQASAPQSDRASGLSAAFANELDTGHKVFLRFQVEDTGSGIAPEEMGILFEPFVQTQSGRTSPEGGTGLGLPISREFARLMGGDLTASSVIEQGSMFTVYLPLTIAQFPDSIATAKQVSRLATDQPTYRVLVAEDQTENRELLVTLLEQVGYAVVEATNGQEAIEQWRSWRPHLICMDMRMPVMSGDRAVQEIRRLEAIEQGSRGAGEQGSNQPHDPTDHSLPTYPPIHPSTCPPKSSP; from the coding sequence ATGCTGCGATCTCCAGACAATCGATTCCCTGAGCAGGGAAATGGCTGCTTGCGACCCCAAGCTGCTCGATTGGTGCAGCCTGCCATTGTTCTCCCTCCCGATACCCCCCTTGAGCAGGCGATCGCTGTCCTGAGTGAAGCCGCAGCCGCCCAGCCGTCCCAGGTTGATTGCATTCTGGTTCAGTCGTCTCGCTTTCTGGGAATGTTTAGCAGCCAGGATGCAGTGCGGGCACTGACAGCCGGAACACGATTGGCGGAGCAGGCGGCACAAACGCTGTCAGATTGGATGCGATCGGGTGGGTTTTGCCTACCATTAGAGCTGCTCGAATCGGATGCGGGTGTAGAAGGAGACACGGTTGCTCAGCGGGTTGCTGCGTGGGTGGCTGATTTGGCTGCTCAGGGGGGAGAGGATTTCACGCTTCAGCCCTACCTGCCTGTGGTAAACGATCGGCAGCAGGCGGTTGGGGTTATCTCTGCCGGAGCGATCGCCCAGCTGTTTTTACAAAGGCAGGTTCTGAAGGGGCAGGATGTTTCAGCGTCAAATGGGCAAGCCGATATTCAGTCTGGCATTCAGTCTGGCATTCAGTCTGGCATCCAAGCCGATGTTCCGGCGAGAACTCAGTTTGGAGTGCAGTTTCAGGAAATGGTTGCCCAGATTCCGGGACTCCTGTACCGCTATGTGCTGCATCCTGATGGAAGGGATGAGTTTGCCTATCTCAGTCCTGGCTTTCGGGAGCTTTGCGGTTACGAAGTGGAGGCTGGTATTCAGGACGCAGGCTTGCTGTGGAAGCTCGTTCACCCGGACGATCTCCTTGCCATGCGGGAATCGATCGCTGCCAGTGCTCAGACACTTCAGACCTGGAGCTGTAGCTATCGCACAATCACTCCTGCCGGGGAGATCAAATGGCTTTTAGGCATTTCCCGCCCGCATCGTCGTACCACTGGGGAAACGGTCTGGGATGGTCTGCTGATCGATATTACCTCCTACAAGCAGCTAGAGCTGGCACTTCAGGTGTCCGAGTCGCGATATCGAATGCTGGCAGAAAATTCCAGCGACATTATCTATTTGGTGGATGGCAACAGCCAGCAGTTTATTTACCTGAATCCAGCCATTGAGGCAGTATTTGGACGATCGCGCGAATTCTTCCTGGAGGACAATCCCGCTCGATTAATGAGCTGTATTCATCCAAACGATCGTGCTGCATCGTTACAGGCATTGCAGGAGGGGTGGGCGGGTCAGCAATCTGGGGTGGAACTCCATTACCGGATTGTGCGCCCGGATGGAGAAGTGCGCTACCTGTACGACAAGATCAGCTTTTGCCGGGATGAAAGGGGGCAGGTCACGTTCTACCAGGGCATTGTTTCGGATATGACCGAACGGCGACAAACTGAACTTGCCCTTCAGCAGCTCAACCAGGAACTCGAACATCGCGTACAGGAACGAACCCAAGCCCTACTTGCTTCGCAGGAAGCCCTGAACCAGCGTGAACAGGCGTTGCGATCGCTTGTGCAAAATTCCCCTGATCTGATTCTGCGAATTGATCGCGAGCTGCGCTACCTCTATGTGAACCCTGTATTGGAGGCAAACTTGCAGCTTCCGGCGGCGGAAATTTTGGGCAAGACACCCTACGAACTGGGAGTGCCGTCCCATTTGCTATCTCTCTGGCAGGCAAGTGTCGATCGCGCCTATATCACTCGGCAGCAGCAGCAGATTGAATATCGAACCCTGACGGCAAGGGGTGAGCTGTACTACCAGTCAAAAATTGTGCCGGAGTTTGATGTTGCCGGGAACGTGGTTTCCTTTCTGGTCGTGGCGCGGGATATTGGTGAACTGAAGCAGATCCAGGCAGACCTCCAGGAAAGTGAGAATCGCTTCCGCCAGCTGGCTGAAACGGTCGAGGATGCCTTCTGGCTGGCAGAGCCGATTCCAGGAGAAGTGCGGGAATTGAACTATCTCTACGTCAATTCTGCCTTTGCTCAGATCTGGGGGCGACCGATCGATCTGCTGTATGGATCGGGTTCAGCCTGGTTTGAAACCATTCATCCAGACGATCGCGATCGGGTGCTGAGCGTTCTGCCGCAGCAGTTGCAGGAAAACTATGACCAGGAGTTTCGCATTGTGCGTCCGGATGGAGAAGTCCGCTGGGTGCGCGATCGAACCTTTTTGGTCTACGACGAATCGGGTGGTTTGTTGCGGGTGGCTGGCATTGTGGAGGATATTACTGAGCGGAAGCAGTTTGAACAAAAGCTCCAGGCTGCCTATCGCGAGCTGGAACAGCGGGTAGAAGAACGGACTGCCCAACTCCGAGCCGCCAAAGAGGCTGCCGAAGCTGCCAGCACTGCGAAGAGTACGTTTCTGGCAAACATGAGCCACGAGCTGCGAACTCCTCTGAATGCGATCCTGGGCTTTACCCAGCTGCTGTCCCGCGATCCGGGTCTGACCCCCGACCAGTATGAGCAGATTGATATCATCAACCGCAGCGGTGAACATTTGCTGTGCCTGATCAACGACATCCTGGAAATGTCAAAAATCGAGGCGGGCTGTACCGAGCTGCATTCGATCGCCTTTGACCTGCCCCAGCTTTTGCAATCCCTGCACGAAATGCTGCGGCTGCGGGCTGCCTCTAAGGGATTGGAGTTCCAATTTGAGCTAGACGATCAGCTGCCTCGCTATGTCGAGGGGGACGAGGGCAAGATGCGCCAAATCCTGATTAATCTGCTGAATAACGCCATCAAATTCACAGCTCAGGGGCGGGTGGTGCTGCGCGTACAGCGGATCAGCCTGCCCGGTCATTTGTCCCAAGCCTCAGCCCCTCAGAGCGATCGGGCATCTGGGCTATCTGCTGCCTTTGCCAATGAACTGGACACTGGACATAAAGTGTTTCTGCGATTTCAGGTCGAAGATACAGGGAGCGGCATTGCGCCAGAGGAAATGGGCATTTTGTTTGAACCTTTTGTGCAAACCCAGAGCGGACGGACTTCTCCGGAGGGTGGTACCGGCTTAGGATTACCGATTAGCCGTGAGTTTGCTCGCCTGATGGGGGGTGATTTGACTGCCAGCAGCGTGATCGAGCAAGGCTCAATGTTCACGGTTTATCTGCCGCTCACGATCGCCCAGTTTCCCGATTCGATCGCAACTGCAAAACAGGTTAGCCGTCTGGCGACCGATCAGCCCACCTATCGCGTTCTTGTTGCTGAAGATCAGACAGAAAATCGCGAACTGCTGGTCACGCTGCTGGAACAGGTTGGCTATGCCGTCGTCGAAGCCACGAACGGACAGGAAGCGATCGAACAATGGCGTTCCTGGCGACCCCATCTGATTTGTATGGATATGAGAATGCCCGTAATGAGCGGCGATCGTGCCGTGCAGGAGATTCGTCGTTTGGAAGCGATCGAGCAGGGGAGCAGGGGAGCAGGGGAGCAGGGGAGCAATCAACCGCATGATCCTACCGATCACTCCTTACCTACTTATCCACCCATCCACCCATCCACCTGTCCACCAAAATCATCGCCCTGA
- a CDS encoding response regulator, protein MLDSTLRGDILIVDDTPDNLRLLSLVLTKHGNEVRKALSGRMAITSAQAKPPDLILLDVRMPQMDGYQTCEQLKADPRTAEIPVIFLTALDDAIDRGKAFSVGGADFVTKPFQDLEILTRVEHHLKIRRMQKQLGYYQESLVRSHREWGQFVAALSQECRTLQQLMGTAKGTARGTAKGTDSPLSASASSVRAAAQRMQTLIEGKQQDTPVHFQQPGEWVDCNRVFQQAIDRLQASIGTKQINLQAEQLPTLPGDEILLIQLFQTLIDRLLQSTSPEQLPKIYISVSDGGRGWQFCIYGSDPDIAEGIRLADCRRIVEGHGGVFWVESPSGQGTLFCFILPA, encoded by the coding sequence ATGCTTGATTCAACTCTGAGAGGCGATATTTTAATCGTTGATGATACGCCCGACAATCTACGTTTGCTGTCTCTTGTGCTGACAAAGCATGGAAATGAAGTGCGAAAAGCCCTGAGCGGACGCATGGCAATTACTTCGGCGCAGGCAAAACCGCCGGATCTGATCCTGCTGGATGTGCGGATGCCGCAGATGGATGGCTATCAAACCTGTGAACAGCTCAAAGCCGACCCGCGCACAGCGGAAATTCCGGTGATCTTTCTGACTGCCCTCGATGATGCGATCGATCGGGGTAAGGCATTTTCAGTAGGTGGGGCGGATTTTGTCACCAAGCCGTTTCAAGACCTGGAGATTTTGACGCGAGTGGAGCATCATCTCAAGATTCGCCGGATGCAAAAGCAGCTTGGATACTATCAGGAAAGCCTGGTGCGATCGCATCGAGAATGGGGGCAGTTTGTCGCCGCATTGAGTCAGGAATGCCGGACGCTACAGCAATTAATGGGGACAGCGAAAGGCACAGCACGGGGCACAGCGAAGGGTACAGACAGCCCTCTGTCCGCATCAGCCAGTTCAGTGCGAGCAGCGGCTCAGCGAATGCAAACCCTAATTGAAGGCAAGCAGCAGGATACGCCCGTTCATTTTCAGCAGCCTGGAGAATGGGTGGATTGCAATCGTGTTTTCCAGCAGGCGATCGATCGCTTACAGGCTTCGATCGGGACGAAGCAGATCAATCTTCAGGCGGAACAGCTCCCCACGCTGCCGGGGGACGAAATCCTGCTGATTCAGCTTTTCCAAACCCTGATCGATCGTTTGCTTCAGTCCACCTCTCCCGAACAACTGCCCAAAATTTATATCTCGGTCAGCGATGGAGGAAGGGGCTGGCAGTTTTGCATCTACGGCAGCGATCCGGATATAGCAGAGGGCATTCGCCTGGCGGACTGTCGCCGCATTGTGGAAGGGCACGGGGGCGTATTCTGGGTCGAGTCTCCTTCCGGGCAGGGCACCCTGTTTTGTTTTATCCTGCCTGCGTAG
- a CDS encoding alpha/beta fold hydrolase: MSESLIDNLVDRLKEQFNGKILDWQEQQIGQQTVVFRTESIQSGSGTLFYRAAGDWQIQTPIFFLHGWGISTEPYQEVLSLFARDYPIVAPDLPSFARSSDSQLFTSYRSFADRLIELLDLLGLPSVHLVGHSLGGGISIWLAAHYPDRVKSLTLIDSTGVPSGSVPEVLFRRTIEMPLQISLPKLKLQFVDIPQVFGTNLLTNLPNVVSALLISLMEDETSFLSRIQAPTLVLWSQKDLTTLPPCAETMTALIPNSRRVFVEEGYHEWGLLYPEKMTAIVLDFVRSVMATQAG; this comes from the coding sequence TTGAGCGAGAGTTTGATTGATAATTTAGTTGATCGGCTGAAGGAACAGTTTAACGGCAAGATCCTCGACTGGCAGGAACAGCAGATCGGGCAGCAAACGGTCGTGTTTAGAACTGAATCAATTCAGTCCGGATCGGGGACGCTGTTTTATCGGGCGGCGGGAGATTGGCAGATACAAACGCCGATTTTCTTTTTGCATGGGTGGGGTATTTCAACGGAACCCTATCAGGAAGTGCTGTCGCTGTTTGCTCGCGATTATCCGATCGTTGCTCCAGATTTGCCCAGCTTTGCCCGATCGAGCGATTCGCAATTGTTTACCAGCTATCGCAGCTTTGCCGATCGCCTGATCGAACTGCTGGATCTCCTGGGTCTGCCATCCGTGCATCTAGTGGGGCATTCCCTCGGTGGTGGGATTAGCATTTGGCTGGCAGCACATTATCCCGATCGCGTCAAAAGCCTGACCCTGATCGACAGTACGGGGGTTCCGTCGGGTTCCGTTCCTGAGGTGCTGTTCAGAAGAACGATCGAGATGCCGCTGCAAATTTCCCTGCCGAAATTGAAGCTTCAGTTTGTCGATATTCCCCAGGTGTTTGGCACAAATTTACTGACGAATCTGCCCAACGTGGTGAGTGCGCTGCTGATTTCGCTGATGGAAGATGAAACGAGCTTCCTCTCCCGCATTCAGGCTCCTACCCTGGTTCTGTGGTCTCAGAAAGACCTGACAACGCTGCCGCCCTGCGCCGAGACGATGACAGCGCTGATTCCCAACTCTCGACGAGTTTTTGTGGAGGAGGGCTATCACGAGTGGGGACTGCTCTACCCCGAAAAAATGACGGCGATCGTGCTGGACTTTGTGCGATCGGTTATGGCTACGCAGGCAGGATAA
- the glgX gene encoding glycogen debranching protein GlgX, whose product MGVRYTYTYGNFQLAHGKAFPFGASVVPGGVNFSIYSNHATAATLVLYHKGQPEPFAEIPFLREFRLGNVVSMVVLDLDYENLEYGYRIDGPYSPREGHRFDPTKILLDPYAQAIGGREIWGETPRSNDFYPYRARIVTEDFNWEDDRPLEIPTEDLVIYEMHVRGFTRHASSGVSSDKRGTYAGLIEKIPYLKELGVNCVELMPIFEFDELDNPRQNPLTGERLYNYWGYSTIGFYAPKAGYSSAPGQQVNELKTLIKALHHNGIEVILDVVFNHTAEGNEQGETISFRGLDNKTYYMLAPDGSYYNFSGCGNTLNCNHPVVRNFVLDCLRYWASEYHIDGFRFDLASILGRAPNGEPLINPPLLEILAYDPVLAKCKLIAEAWDAGGLYQVGSFPRYHQRWEEWNGKYRDAMRNFLKGTGDVKEIALRLQGSPDLYAKSGGTVDSSVNFITAHDGFTLADLVSYNEKHNEANGEDSRDGANDNESWNCGVEGVTADPDILNLRQRQMRNAIALLMVSQGIPMILMGDEMGRSQQGNNNTYCHDSELNWLNWNLLKTNLSFFRFVKNCIAFRHAHPMLRNRQFFTGEDYMGFGFPDISWHGVEAGKPDWADYSRALAFLLCGKYAKGGTEHDDFIYVAMNTHWEPHSFELPKLPPGLTWHTFINTFAKSPQDIHEPGTEPSIVNQKQILVGERSVVVLLGK is encoded by the coding sequence ATGGGCGTTCGCTATACCTACACCTACGGCAACTTTCAGCTTGCCCACGGCAAAGCATTTCCGTTTGGGGCATCCGTTGTGCCGGGGGGTGTCAATTTCTCGATTTACTCCAACCATGCCACCGCAGCCACGCTGGTTCTCTACCACAAAGGGCAGCCAGAGCCATTCGCCGAAATTCCCTTTCTGCGGGAGTTCCGGCTGGGCAACGTGGTCAGCATGGTTGTTCTAGATCTGGACTACGAGAATCTGGAGTACGGCTACCGGATTGACGGTCCCTACAGTCCGCGTGAGGGACATCGATTTGACCCCACAAAAATTTTGCTTGACCCTTACGCCCAGGCGATCGGCGGACGGGAAATCTGGGGCGAAACGCCTAGAAGCAACGATTTCTATCCCTACCGTGCCCGGATTGTGACGGAGGACTTTAACTGGGAGGACGATCGCCCCCTGGAGATTCCAACGGAAGATCTGGTGATCTACGAAATGCACGTTCGAGGGTTTACCCGTCATGCCTCCTCCGGTGTGAGTTCAGACAAACGAGGCACCTACGCGGGACTGATCGAAAAGATTCCCTACCTGAAGGAGCTGGGGGTAAACTGCGTTGAGCTAATGCCCATCTTTGAGTTTGACGAACTGGACAACCCGCGCCAGAATCCCCTCACGGGCGAACGGCTATATAACTACTGGGGCTACAGCACGATCGGCTTTTATGCGCCCAAGGCAGGCTATTCCTCTGCACCCGGTCAGCAGGTGAACGAACTGAAAACCCTGATTAAAGCCCTGCACCATAACGGCATCGAAGTGATTTTAGACGTGGTGTTTAACCACACCGCTGAGGGCAACGAACAGGGCGAAACCATCTCCTTTCGCGGGTTGGACAACAAGACGTACTATATGCTGGCTCCCGACGGCAGCTATTACAACTTCAGCGGCTGCGGCAATACGCTCAACTGCAATCATCCGGTCGTTCGTAACTTTGTGCTGGACTGCTTGCGTTACTGGGCATCGGAGTATCACATCGACGGATTCCGGTTCGACCTGGCTTCGATTCTGGGACGGGCACCCAACGGAGAACCGCTGATCAATCCACCGCTGCTGGAAATTCTGGCGTACGATCCGGTGCTGGCAAAGTGCAAGCTCATCGCAGAGGCATGGGATGCGGGCGGTTTATATCAGGTGGGATCGTTTCCCCGCTATCACCAGCGGTGGGAAGAGTGGAACGGCAAATATCGCGATGCGATGCGGAACTTTCTTAAAGGCACAGGAGATGTTAAAGAGATTGCGCTGAGGTTGCAGGGTTCACCAGATTTATACGCCAAATCGGGCGGCACGGTAGATAGCTCGGTGAATTTCATCACAGCACATGATGGATTCACTCTGGCAGATCTGGTTTCATATAACGAGAAACACAACGAAGCAAACGGCGAAGATAGCCGCGATGGTGCAAACGATAATGAAAGCTGGAACTGCGGCGTAGAAGGTGTGACTGCTGACCCGGATATTTTGAATTTACGCCAGCGGCAAATGCGAAACGCGATCGCCCTCCTGATGGTGAGTCAGGGAATTCCGATGATTCTGATGGGGGATGAAATGGGTCGATCGCAGCAGGGCAATAACAACACCTACTGTCACGATTCGGAATTAAATTGGCTGAATTGGAATCTGCTAAAAACCAACCTCTCTTTCTTCCGCTTTGTTAAAAACTGCATTGCCTTCCGTCATGCTCACCCGATGCTGCGGAATCGGCAATTCTTCACAGGAGAAGACTACATGGGCTTTGGCTTTCCCGACATTAGCTGGCACGGGGTCGAAGCCGGAAAACCTGACTGGGCAGACTACTCCCGCGCCCTCGCCTTTCTGCTCTGCGGCAAATATGCTAAAGGCGGCACGGAACACGACGATTTTATCTACGTGGCAATGAACACCCACTGGGAACCCCATTCCTTTGAGCTTCCCAAACTTCCCCCTGGCTTAACCTGGCACACCTTCATCAACACCTTCGCCAAATCTCCGCAGGACATCCATGAACCGGGGACAGAACCGTCGATCGTGAATCAGAAACAAATTTTGGTCGGAGAACGATCGGTTGTGGTGCTGTTGGGGAAGTGA